ATGCGGCGGCACGCGGGCCCGGCGCGGCGGCCTGGGCCTTCTCGACGTTCGCCGCGTAGTCCGAACCGGTGGAGAACGCGATGGAGTCTTCGCCGGAGTCCGCCAGCACGTGGAATTCCTGCGAGGCGTCGCCACCGATGGCGCCGCTGTCCGCCTGCACGGCACGGAAGTCCAGGCCCAGGCGGGTGAAGATGCGCGTGTAGGCCGCATGCATGTTGCGGTATTCGCGCCCCAGGTCCTCGTCCGTGATGTGGAAGGAGTAGGCGTCCTTCATCACGAACTCGCGCGCCCGCATCACGCCGAAGCGCGGGCGGATCTCGTCGCGGAACTTCGTCTGGATCTGGTAGAAGTTGACCGGCAGCTGCTTGTAGCTGGACAGCTCCTGGCGCGCGAAGTCGGTGACCGCTTCCTCGGCCGTCGGGCTGTAGCAGAAATGCTGCTCCTTGCGGTCGGTGATCTTCAGCAGCTGCCCGCCGAACTTCTCCCAGCGCCCGGTCTCTTCCCACAGCTCGCGGGGCTGGATGGTCGGCATGATCATCTCGATCGCGCCTGCGCGGTCCATTTCCTCGCGCACGACGGTCTCCACCTTGCGCAGCACGCGCAGGCCCAGCGGCGACCAGGTGTACAGGCCGGCGGCCAGTTTGCGGATCATGCCGGCGCGCAGCATCAGCTGGTGGCTGACCAGCTCGGCGTCGGCCGGGGTTTCCTTGGTGGTGCGGAGGTGGAACTGCGACAGGCGCATCGGCATCGGCGTTCAGGGGATGAATCGCCTATTTTGCCAGCCTTGGCCGCGCGCGGGGCGTTATCGCTCCGTGTCCGCAGGCTCGCCGCTTACCCGGATGCCTGCCGCGGTCTCGCGGTCGATGCGCTCGAAGGGCCGGTGCCTGGGCGGCTTCTCGGTGATCTGGAGCACGCCGGCGTCGTCGCGCCAGCGGTACAGCGATGGCCGGGTGTCGACGGGAGTGGACGTCCGACGCGCCTCACGCCGCTCGTTGCCGGCGTCGGGTCCGTCTTTCGAAAGCCACCAGGCGATGCCGACGCCTATCCCGAGGCCTGCCGCGATGGCCAGCCACGCACGCATCTACCGGATCAGGGGCCGGCGGGAGTGCAATAGGCCTTCACGGCCGCTTCGGCGAGGCCGCGCTGGTTGGCGCGGGCGGTGTCATCGAGGGTCGTGTCGGGCTTGCCGTCGCCATCCGTATCCTGCCGGACCGCGCCCTTGCTGTTGGTCAGGATCTGCAGGTTCGAGCGGGCGGTCAGGCACTGCGGGTTCTCGACGGACTTGCCGACGGGCTGCGTGTCCG
This genomic stretch from Pseudoxanthomonas sp. CF385 harbors:
- a CDS encoding DUF4124 domain-containing protein, with amino-acid sequence MRLAPCLAALALCLTVATTAQAQQVYQWKDKNGVTHYSDSPPPNQATQNRRINQYGAATADTQPVGKSVENPQCLTARSNLQILTNSKGAVRQDTDGDGKPDTTLDDTARANQRGLAEAAVKAYCTPAGP